One Methanolobus sp. WCC4 DNA segment encodes these proteins:
- a CDS encoding DUF5658 family protein, with protein sequence MVVKMYLLAQIKNSDFLSEIWFIFVLFIYGDTATTITALWTGMFYEGNPVLCCIFDHFGYIALVFLKALFMVLFYIVYRMCRNYPGYWRFTKNSVMMIGLLATFSNLRTICLVMEQNIF encoded by the coding sequence ATGGTGGTGAAGATGTACCTGCTGGCACAAATCAAAAACAGTGATTTCCTCAGTGAGATATGGTTCATATTTGTATTATTCATTTACGGTGATACTGCAACCACAATCACTGCCCTGTGGACAGGTATGTTCTATGAAGGCAATCCGGTCCTTTGCTGCATCTTCGACCATTTCGGGTATATCGCATTGGTATTCCTGAAAGCACTGTTCATGGTATTGTTCTACATCGTTTATCGGATGTGTAGGAACTATCCTGGATACTGGCGATTCACAAAGAACTCCGTAATGATGATAGGTCTGCTGGCAACCTTCAGCAATCTTCGAACAATATGTCTCGTCATGGAACAGAATATCTTTTAG